The Allorhodopirellula heiligendammensis genome includes a window with the following:
- a CDS encoding succinate dehydrogenase cytochrome b558 subunit has protein sequence MAELTRSQSFFIRHEFGIRRLHSLLGVVPLGLYMCVHLVTNASLLGGTAPFQRAVYMIHSLGPALPIVEWGGIFLPLLFHAIIGVWIIRTGKSNTSRYPYTANKRYTWQRWTGLIAFVFLMFHILHLQGWFHFSPWLAVMRPLGFAQFYPYNAASSLASAMDEWVWGFWPAFYLIGVMATVYHLANGLWTAGITWGLWTSPAAMQRATKVCTVFGVLLAMVALAAWWAAVSPGPADIANAREKEQEMYDAAVATGLAYDDPHKRAGDDHAVPPSEDGIEAIIVEETIIVAPDSQ, from the coding sequence GTGGCTGAACTCACTCGCTCTCAATCGTTCTTCATCCGTCACGAATTTGGGATTCGGAGACTGCACTCGCTCCTAGGCGTCGTGCCGCTGGGTCTGTACATGTGCGTCCACCTGGTCACCAACGCCAGTTTGCTCGGCGGGACGGCCCCGTTTCAGCGAGCGGTGTACATGATCCATTCGCTGGGTCCGGCGCTACCGATCGTGGAATGGGGCGGGATCTTTTTGCCGCTGCTCTTTCACGCGATCATCGGCGTGTGGATTATCCGGACTGGAAAATCCAACACAAGCCGATACCCATACACGGCCAACAAACGCTACACCTGGCAGCGATGGACCGGCCTAATCGCATTTGTCTTTCTGATGTTTCACATCCTGCATCTGCAGGGTTGGTTTCACTTCAGCCCATGGCTGGCAGTCATGAGACCACTGGGATTTGCCCAATTCTACCCCTACAACGCCGCTTCCTCTCTCGCCTCGGCGATGGACGAGTGGGTATGGGGATTCTGGCCTGCATTTTACCTGATCGGCGTCATGGCGACCGTATATCACCTCGCCAATGGATTATGGACAGCGGGAATCACCTGGGGACTGTGGACTTCACCGGCAGCGATGCAGCGTGCTACCAAAGTCTGCACGGTGTTCGGCGTACTGCTAGCAATGGTCGCGTTGGCGGCATGGTGGGCGGCGGTTTCTCCTGGACCAGCAGACATTGCCAACGCACGAGAAAAAGAGCAAGAGATGTACGACGCAGCCGTAGCAACAGGCTTGGCCTACGACGACCCCCACAAACGTGCCGGTGATGATCACGCAGTGCCACCTAGCGAAGATGGTATCGAGGCAATCATTGTCGAAGAAACGATCATTGTTGCCCCCGATTCGCAGTAA
- a CDS encoding response regulator transcription factor: MRAHIMVVEDEQHLGIGIKYNLEAEGYRVTLVEDGPSALKLIDMGPHSIDLVVLDLMLPGMSGYTVCQKIRDAGLGLPVLMLSARTLPEDRTRGFDVGANQYMSKPFELDELLSRVKNLLQISRHAAPASTTGPRIGEGKPANTAKSVEAIEFGQVAVDFRTHQVRVAGKSVRMTPKELRLLRYFVENPERVISRSELLIHVWEVSGNVQTRAVDQFIARLRKVIEPAPAEPVHLLTLRDAGYRFVLHPEDKG; encoded by the coding sequence TTGCGCGCACACATCATGGTCGTCGAGGACGAGCAACATCTCGGCATCGGCATCAAATACAATCTCGAGGCGGAGGGGTACCGCGTTACGCTGGTCGAAGATGGCCCCTCGGCGCTCAAGTTGATTGATATGGGCCCGCATAGCATTGATTTGGTCGTCCTCGATCTGATGCTCCCAGGGATGAGTGGGTACACCGTGTGCCAAAAAATTCGCGACGCGGGATTGGGTTTGCCGGTCCTGATGCTGTCGGCCCGGACGCTGCCCGAAGATCGTACGCGCGGGTTCGACGTGGGCGCAAACCAGTACATGAGCAAACCGTTCGAGCTCGACGAGTTGCTGAGCCGAGTTAAAAACTTATTGCAAATTTCACGGCATGCAGCCCCCGCCTCGACAACGGGGCCTCGGATTGGCGAGGGCAAACCGGCGAACACTGCCAAGAGCGTGGAGGCGATCGAGTTTGGGCAGGTCGCGGTCGACTTCCGCACTCATCAGGTCCGTGTCGCCGGCAAGTCCGTTCGGATGACGCCGAAAGAACTCCGCTTACTGCGTTACTTCGTTGAGAACCCCGAGCGAGTCATCAGCCGATCAGAACTGCTGATTCACGTCTGGGAGGTTTCAGGAAATGTCCAAACCAGAGCGGTCGATCAGTTCATCGCGCGACTGCGGAAGGTGATCGAGCCCGCGCCGGCGGAACCGGTGCACCTCCTGACGCTCCGCGACGCGGGGTATCGGTTCGTATTGCATCCCGAGGACAAAGGTTAA